Genomic segment of Candidatus Protochlamydia amoebophila UWE25:
ACATCTATAACAGGAGCCAAATTCATATTGATTCCCATCGCTAGAAGTTCATTTGCTGACGCACTCGCATACTCAAAGGCTAATTGAGGATCCTTCGTTTGACCTAAAGCATAGTTACCAGGAAAAAGAGTCATCCCTTTGGTTAAACGATTGACAACCCCCCCTTCTTGATCCACTGAAATTAATAAAGGGATTTTATTTTTTTTTTGAAATGCCGCAGCTTGTAAATGGGCGCTTAAATGTTGTATTTGAAGAGGAGAGTTTAAACCATTTGACCATGGATAATAAATAACTCCTCCTACATGGGCTTCATATATCATTTGAAGAGCTTCTTTATTACAATCTTCCCCTCGAAAATGAACGATTAATAATTGACCAATTTTTTCTTCTAAAGTTAAATCTTCAAGCTTAGGAACAGTATTTTCTGCCTTTAATGAAACAAACAAAAAAAATAATAATAATAAATTTTTTTTGTAAATGAATGGAAACTTTTTTGAAATGATAGTAAACATAAAAAAGACCTAAAGAAGAAAAATAATCCTTATACCAGATATTGGAAAAAACAAACAATTCGTGTCTCTCTAAAAATCTTCTTATTAGTCGTAAAAATTTATTCAGAATGGTCTCTAGATATTTAGATTAATTCTACAAAGGAAACCTTATGCTGTTACCTATCCCTGTTTTAAATTCAACAGAAACAGAAGCTATACTACATAAAATTGAAAAATTGCGTTTTTTTTGGAACAAAAGGCAAGAACGTTTTTACACCTTGGGTGCTGCCCTTTATTTAGATAAAAACATCGAACTTACAGTTTACGATAAAAAAATTGAATCTAATAATCTTTTTCTCATGCTTCATTTTTCAGACTTATATGATCGAATCTTAGACATCTTAAAAAAAGAATTAAAAAGCGACGTGATGTATGAGTCTTCTCTTGCACTCCCGGGTTTTCATATTTTTTTATCTTGCCCGGAATTTGTTAAACAAGGTGGCAAAATCCATTTCGATCTTCAATTTAAACAAGCAAATTGGAGCCATTACAAAGAAGTAGATTGGTCTAACCCTTTAAGTTTTACTTTAGCTCTTGCCTTACCTCAACAAGGAGGTGGACTAAATTATTGGGATAAACCCTACGATCCGCAAGATCTTTTAAATCCAGCGCAAGCTGTTAAAGACATTCCAAGCCATTATATAGAATATGAGGTTGGAAAAATGGTCTTACATAACGGTTTGCTTATTCACCAAATTGCTCCAGCCAAAGGATTTAATGAGTCTGATTGTCGCATCACTTTACAAGGACATGCGATCCGGGCAGATGGAACTTGGCGAATTTATTGGTAATTAAAAAACTTTTCTAGCCTGTGGCTGTATTGAATTAATTAACCACTCTTTCACCATTGCCTTTTTGCAACATTCGTTTTGCTTTTTCTAATTGGTGACGAATCGCTTTGTCTCCGAATACTTTTCGGATTTTTTTCTGAAAATCCTCCTCATTTAAATCCCCTAAAAATCCATTTAAAGAGTCTAGTAACAAAATCTGATCATTGTTAAAGCCCAAAGTTATCCAAGCATGGGCTCCGATCACTCGATTATCTTTGACAAGCTCGTCACGCATAATTTGAACCTTGCCAGTGAAACCAATATCAGGATGAGTTTGAATAAATTTATCTAAAAAGAAAGCAGCCACTAGCGAATGATGCCGGCAGACCCCTACTTGATTAACAATAAATACATCAATAGGAATACAAGGTTGGGAGTTGATTTTATATATAGCAGCATCATTTTGAGAATTGGCTACTAGCTTGTTAATTCTCTCATTCGCCAATGAATCTTTAGGAAAGACAATAGTGGACATAAAATAATTTGTGAGTATCAAAAGCTCTTTAGGAGAAAGATTAGGCTTACCTTTAGCTCGCATAAACTTCATAATCAATTGTTCAAATTGATTGTATTTGTCATTGAGTGCAGGAGAATTTTGAGGATCTAATAAAATCATTTCTCTGCTTGCAGATGAACCACAGGAAACAAGAGGTTTTTCAGGTTCTGCAAATTGAGTGACTTCTGAAGTCACAACTTGATAAGTCACTCCATCGATTTGAAGCTGATTTTCAGTTTGTTTATAGCCTGGAATATGAGCTAAATGACCTTGCATTAGTTGAGTACGTTTATTTAATGTTTCTACACCCCATTGAAATAAATCGGGATTAATCGACGCAAGTTTCCTTTGCAAGTCTGCATTATTTGGTGAAGCAACATGGGGAGAGCCTTCCATCCGGTGCTTAAATAATTGGTCAAGCATGATAATAAGGTGATCATGTTTGTAAATAGACACCTTCCACCTTTTACACATTCTATTCCATTCGTCCTCTCCAGCAATTTTACTTATTTTAATTCGGTGCAAATCTTGATGCTTTTGAATAAAATACTCATTGATTTTCTGAATATTAGTAAAGCTGATAGAAAAAAAATGCCGGATCTGTCGAAATTGTAATAATCCTATTTTGTCACATAATGCAGCGAATTTAACCACAAAGCTATTTTTTTCTGCCGATGTAGCTATAGCTAATAAATCATAATAATCCATAAATCAAACTCTATTAATAATTAATTGTTATTATATATATTATAAAAAATTAAAATTAAAAAGATTTAAATATTTTTCTTATTTATAGTTAATATTTTTTAAAAAGATATTTACACAAAAAATTTTCAGGCGAACTAGAAATTGAATAAATTTAAATTTTTTTTGAGATGTTTCAATATTTTGACTTAGAAGTAATTAGTTAGAAGAAGAAGTCTGATAGGCAACTAATTGTTTTTGATGAACCCAATCAGACCAAGTCATTTCAAAATTGGGAACCTCCCGGCAATAAGTATAAAAAGCTCGAATAAACTCGATACGATCTTTGGCAGGTTTTTGTTTATAAGTTTCATTTTTTTCGGCTTGAACAAGATCTGCTCCACCTAACAATGTTTGTCTAGACAAAATATCATTTAATCCGACAGTTTGAGCATTATGCATTATATCATATAAAGTCATAAAGGTTGTTGTACGCCCTTTTCCTCCTTTACAATGTAAATGAATCCAAGAATCGGCAGGAAGGCTTAGAACAATTTCAATAAATTGATCAACAACAGAATCAACCGGTCGATGATGGTCCGTGATTGGCAAACGAATATATGTATAGCCAAAAGATTCTACTAATTCTTTCTCTGTCTTCACTTCTCTAACAAAAAATTTTTGAAAATTCTCGCCTAAATCTTTTGATAAATCAACAATAATAGATCCTTTTTGAGCTGTTAATTTCAATCGTTTTTGCTCATCTAGTTCGATTTGACGAAGAGTTTTACCCACATTGCCATAGTTTAAGCCATCAGTCCAACTGATAGGTGTTCCATCGATAAAACCATGTGATTCTTCTCTTAAATCAAGAACAAACGCTTTCCCCTTGATTTCTTGAGACATGTTTTTTAAATCTTCTTGAGAAAATTGCCCACTACCAGATAAATGAAGTTGAGTCAAACCTTTTAAATTAGCATAATTTCCAACCAATTGAGAAATTTGCTTTGTGCTTCTCCATTTTTTTGGTAAGTGATTTTCAGAATTTAAAGGAGCGTCAACAATGGGAAATAAAGTTGGTTGGTGTTGATAGAGAAATGACTGCGCTACTACCCCTAAGCTAAATAGAAAGAGCAAAATATATATATTTTTCATTATGTAACTTTTGTTTAATCTCTATTTTTACTTTTAGATATAAGAAAAACCAATATTTTAAACTTAATCAAATACTATTGTAAATTAACAGCTGTTAATCAAATATTGATTAAAAATATGTTAAAATATCATTAAGAAAATGTCTAAATATAGAGGAATAGAGAGAACCTTAGTCAAACTAAGGATTTTCATCATTAATTTTTTTTAATTCGAGAATGAAGATATGTTTGATTATATGAGGCGTGCTATTGAAAGTGCTTATGAAGGAATTGATAAAGATGAGGGTGGTCCATTTGGAGCTTGTATTGTCGACAAACAAGGCCAAATACTAGCTGTCACACATAATACTGTGTTGAAAGATCAGGATCCAACTTGCCATGCAGAAATGAATTGTATTCGCGAAGCTGCTCGTCGTTTAAAGACTCACATTTTATCAGGATATACATTATTTACGACCGCAGAACCATGTCCCATGTGCTTGGCAGCTATTTATTGGGCTCGAATTGAAAAAGTGTACATAGGTGTAAAAAAAGAGTGTGCTGCCCGTTATGGATTTGACGACGCTTTTTTTTACGAACAATTATTACTACCCCCGGAAAAAAGAGAGGTTCTAGCTACATTTGATCCAGATTCTTCAAAACAATGTGAAGAAATTTTTGTTAAATGGCATTCATTAAACAGGCGGCTCTATTAAAAACGATATGAAAACAGATGAAATTACCATTTCACATCCTAAAAATAGAGAGGTAAACAAAACAAAACAAATAAATTTTTATATTAAAAAATTTTTAATTATTTTAGTTCTATTATGGAAATTTTCTCTATACAGCTTTGATAATCAAAAAGTTGAAACATTAAATCTAGTCATTGTTCAAACCTACCCACACGATACAAATGCGTTTACCCAAGGGTTAGTATTCTATCAAAATAAACTATATGAAAGCACAGGGCTTTACGGACAATCTTGTTTAAAAGAAATAAATCCTTCAACAGGAAAAACAACTCAAAAGTATTTGCTTCCTCGTCACCTGTTTGCAGAAGGTATTACTTTAAACCATCAAGAACTTATCCAATTGACTTGGAAAGAAGGAATTGCTCTTATTTATCAAATAAATCCTATTCGTTTAATACGGCAAATCAATTATGAAGGAGAGGGTTGGGGTCTTTGCCATGATAAAGAAGATGATTTTTTTTATATGAGTAATGGATCTTCTGAACTCTTGAAACGTCATCCCCGGGATTTTACCATTGAAAAAACAATCACAGTTACCTGGAATGGACAACCCGTGAAGTTTTTGAATGATCTCATCTGCGTGGAAAAATATATTTATGCAAATGTCTGGAATACAGATTATATCATCCGATTAGATAAAGAGACAGGCATCGTCAATGGTATCATTAATGCCTCTCAATTATTACCTAAAAAAATCAAACAAAGTCTTGGATACGAATCCGTTTTAAATGGCATTGCTTACAATGAGTTAACCCGCACATTTTACTTAACTGGAAAATTATGGCCTTACTTATATGAAGTTAAATTTGAGTCTGTTCCATGAATAAAAATCATCCAAATCCTGAAGAGTTAAGAGAGTATTTAGACAGACGGTTTGGACAAGAAGATGCGGTCTTACATCACATACGTCAAAACTCGGTTATTAAAGGCCTTCCTTCCATTCAAATTCCTATTTATCTAGGTAAGCTTCTTCATTTTTTAGCCTCGACTCTGCAAGCTAAACATATTTTAGAGATTGGCACATTGGGTGGATATAGTACAGTTTGGTTAGCTCGAGCATTACCAGAAACAGGATATATGATTTCACTCGAAGCCAACCCCCAGTATTGCCAAATTGCCCAAGAACATCTCCATAAAGCTGAGTT
This window contains:
- a CDS encoding fused DSP-PTPase phosphatase/NAD kinase-like protein; this translates as MKNIYILLFLFSLGVVAQSFLYQHQPTLFPIVDAPLNSENHLPKKWRSTKQISQLVGNYANLKGLTQLHLSGSGQFSQEDLKNMSQEIKGKAFVLDLREESHGFIDGTPISWTDGLNYGNVGKTLRQIELDEQKRLKLTAQKGSIIVDLSKDLGENFQKFFVREVKTEKELVESFGYTYIRLPITDHHRPVDSVVDQFIEIVLSLPADSWIHLHCKGGKGRTTTFMTLYDIMHNAQTVGLNDILSRQTLLGGADLVQAEKNETYKQKPAKDRIEFIRAFYTYCREVPNFEMTWSDWVHQKQLVAYQTSSSN
- a CDS encoding nucleoside deaminase, whose product is MFDYMRRAIESAYEGIDKDEGGPFGACIVDKQGQILAVTHNTVLKDQDPTCHAEMNCIREAARRLKTHILSGYTLFTTAEPCPMCLAAIYWARIEKVYIGVKKECAARYGFDDAFFYEQLLLPPEKREVLATFDPDSSKQCEEIFVKWHSLNRRLY
- a CDS encoding glutaminyl-peptide cyclotransferase — translated: MKTDEITISHPKNREVNKTKQINFYIKKFLIILVLLWKFSLYSFDNQKVETLNLVIVQTYPHDTNAFTQGLVFYQNKLYESTGLYGQSCLKEINPSTGKTTQKYLLPRHLFAEGITLNHQELIQLTWKEGIALIYQINPIRLIRQINYEGEGWGLCHDKEDDFFYMSNGSSELLKRHPRDFTIEKTITVTWNGQPVKFLNDLICVEKYIYANVWNTDYIIRLDKETGIVNGIINASQLLPKKIKQSLGYESVLNGIAYNELTRTFYLTGKLWPYLYEVKFESVP